Proteins from a single region of Halalkalicoccus subterraneus:
- the rpsQ gene encoding 30S ribosomal protein S17 — MAIGLDVETPPEPDDPDYDYEKCPFYGELPVRGQILEGIVASADMDKTVIVEREYDVFVPKYDRYMKRRSRVPAHVPGVL; from the coding sequence ATGGCGATAGGATTAGACGTAGAAACACCACCAGAACCGGACGATCCGGACTATGATTACGAGAAGTGTCCGTTCTACGGCGAGCTTCCCGTTCGAGGGCAGATCCTCGAGGGAATCGTCGCGAGCGCGGACATGGACAAGACCGTGATCGTCGAACGAGAGTACGACGTCTTCGTGCCGAAATACGATCGGTACATGAAGCGTCGATCGCGCGTCCCGGCCCACGTGCCGGGCGTGCTCGA